A region of Triplophysa dalaica isolate WHDGS20190420 chromosome 18, ASM1584641v1, whole genome shotgun sequence DNA encodes the following proteins:
- the ren gene encoding renin produces the protein MKVHCLALLVLLLSATSIKALWRVKLKKMPSIRETLKEMGVTPDQVLSQIMPKMNEPSPKNGTAPTPLVNYLDTQYFGEISIGSPAQMFNVVFDTGSANLWVPSESCSPLYTACFTHNRYDASRSLSHIFNGTGFSIQYASGNVRGFLSEDVVIVGGIPVVQVFAEATALPAIPFIFAKFDGVLGMGYPHVAIDGITPVFDRIMSQSVLKEDVFSVYYSRDPTHIPGGELVLGGTDPNYHTGSFHYISTKEVGKWEILMKGVSVGADMMFCMDGCSAVIDTGSSYITGPASSISILMKTIGAVELAEGGYTLSCDLVKSLPSVAFHLGGQEYPLTVDDYILWQSEFGEDICTVTFKALDVPPPTGPLWILGANFIARYYAAFDRKNNRIGFAPAV, from the exons ATGAAAGTGCACTGCTTGGCTCTTCTGGTACTGTTACTGTCAGCCACCAGCATAAAGGCCTTATGGAG GGTAAAACTGAAGAAAATGCCCTCAATAAGAGAAACCCTCAAAGAAATGGGCGTCACGCCAGATCAAGTGTTGTCTCAGATTATGCCAAAAATGAATGAaccttcacccaaaaatggcaCTGCACCTACACCTCTGGTCAACTACTTAGAT acACAATATTTTGGTGAAATTAGCATTGGTTCACCAGCGCAGATGTTCAATGTCGTGTTTGACACTGGGTCTGCCAATCTCTGGGTTCCCTCAGAAAGTTGTTCTCCTTTATACACTGCCTGTT tcaCCCACAACAGGTATGATGCTTCCAGATCTCTCAGTCACATTTTTAACGGCACAGGATTCTCCATACAATACGCGTCTGGAAATGTCAGAGGGTTTCTCAGCGAGGATGTGGTTATT GTGGGTGGTATCCCAGTGGTCCAAGTGTTTGCCGAAGCAACGGCTCTCCCTGCTATCCCGTTTATCTTTGCCAAGTTTGACGGTGTGTTGGGAATGGGCTATCCACATGTAGCTATTGATGGAATTACACCTGTATTTGATCGCATCATGTCTCAGAGTGTCTTAAAAGAGGACGTTTTTTCGGTGTACTACAGTAG GGACCCAACACACATACCTGGGGGAGAGCTGGTGTTGGGTGGCACAGACCCAAACTATCACACTGGATCTTTCCACTATATCAGTACCAAAGAGGTGGGCAAGTGGGAGATACTCATGAAAGG AGTTTCGGTGGGAGCAGATATGATGTTTTGCATGGACGGCTGTAGTGCTGTTATTGATACAGGCTCCTCCTACATCACAGGCCCCGCCTCCTCCATATCTATTCTGATGAAAACAATCGGTGCTGTTGAACTGGCTGAGGGAGGG taCACTTTGAGCTGTGATCTGGTCAAGTCCTTACCCTCTGTGGCGTTTCATCTCGGTGGTCAAGAATATCCTCTTACAGTAGATGACTATATTCTTTGg CAGTCAGAGTTCGGCGAGGACATCTGCACAGTGACATTCAAAGCGTTGGATGTGCCGCCCCCTACTGGTCCACTCTGGATACTGGGAGCAAACTTCATAGCTCGATATTATGCCGCATTTGATCGGAAAAACAATCGCATTGGCTTTGCTCCAGCAGTCTGA